The Dokdonia donghaensis DSW-1 DNA window CTTATTTGATTTCTTTATGAACAGTCATCTTCTTAAGTACGTTGTTGAATTTCTTCAACTCCATACGGTCAGGTGTGTTCTTTTTATTTTTTGTCGTGATGTATCTTGACGTTCCTGGTTGACCAGTCGCTTTGTGCTCTGTGCACTCTAAGATTACTTGTACTCTATTCCCTTTCTTTGCCATCTCGGTTTACTTTATGGGATTATTTAGTTAAGAATCCGTTTGCGCGAGCCTCTTTAACAACCGCGTCGATTCCTTTCTTATTGATATTTTTTAATGCAGATGCAGATACTTTCAAAGTGATCCACTTATCTTCTGCTGGAAGGTAAAAACGTTTTTTCATAAGATTCACGTTAAATTTACGCTTCGTCTTATTC harbors:
- the rpmG gene encoding 50S ribosomal protein L33, with the protein product MAKKGNRVQVILECTEHKATGQPGTSRYITTKNKKNTPDRMELKKFNNVLKKMTVHKEIK
- the rpmB gene encoding 50S ribosomal protein L28, with protein sequence MSRVCELTGKKAMVGNNVSHAMNKTKRKFNVNLMKKRFYLPAEDKWITLKVSASALKNINKKGIDAVVKEARANGFLTK